From the genome of Pseudomonas putida:
ACGACATTTTATTTAAATGAAGGAATTGTGCTAACTGGCATTGTTCATGCACTAAACGGCGTATCACCTATAAAACAGACCAGAGAGTTCTCCCATGGCTGTGAAAGAGATGTACGCAATCGCTGCGCAGTGGTCCGCCCCCCATTCGAACATGGAACCTGCGCCCACCGAAATCGAGTTTCGCAACGTCGGTAAAGCCTTCCCGACCAAGGGCCAGGCAGACGCACCTTTCGCCATCCGGGGGGTGAACTTCCAGATCCGCCGCGGTGAAGTGGTGTCGATCATCGGCCCGTCCGGTTGCGGCAAGAGCACCATCCTGAACATGGGCTCGGGCCTCTACCGCCCCACCGAAGGCCAGGTGCTGGTCGGTGGCGAACCGGTGACCGGCCCGGTGCCCAAGGTCGCGTTCATGCTGCAGAAGGACCTGCTGATGCCCTGGCGCAGCATCCGCCGCAACGTCGAACTGGGCCTGGAGATCCAGGGCATGCCGGCCAGCCAGCGCAAGGCCATCGCCGAGAATCTGCTGGCGCGCTGCCACCTGCAAGGCTTTGCCGACCACTACCCCTTCCAGCTGTCCGGTGGCATGCGCCAGCGCGCCGCCCTGGCCCGCACATTGGCCATCGACCCACAGGTGCTGTTTCTCGACGAGCCGTTCTCGGCCCTCGATGCGCAGACCAAGATGATCCTCCAGCAAGACCTCGCTCGCATGCTGTACGAGGAAAAGAAGACCGCCCTGTTCATCACCCATGACCTGGTCGAGGCCATTGCCCTGTCCGATCGCCTGCTGGTGATGAGCGCCCGCCCCGGCACCATCATCGAAGAAATCGAGATCGACCTGCCCCACCGCGACAACCCGCTGGAACGCCGCAAGTTGCCGGAAATCGGCCCACTGGCCGGCCGCCTGATGGACTTGTTGCACGTTGGCGCCGACCACCAATTGCATTGATCGACGTTCACTACCCTTCGCCCCCGGGAGTCAGCATGTTCAATACACCGTTCAAACGCATCGCCCACGCCGCCCTCATGGCGCTTGGCCTGAGCATGGCCCTGCAGGCGCAGGCCGAGCCGACCAAGGTCACCTACCTGCTGCCGGCGCCGCCTAGCCTGCCAGCCTTCGCGCCCTGGATCATCGCCAAGGAAAAAGGCTACTACCAGGCCCAGGACCTCGACCTCACCTTCATCGCCGCCAAGGGTGGCGTCGACGTCGCCAAGCAGATCGGCGCCGGCAACGCCCTGGTCGGTGGCGCCATCGGCGACACGCCGATCATCGTGCGGCCCAATGGCATTCCGGTTCGCGCCGTGGCCGTGCTCGGTGGCGGCGGGGTGACCATGGTGGCCACCAATGCCGCCGCCAATATCCACAACATCGCCGACCTCAAGGGCAAGACCCTGACCGTGATGTCGTACTCCGACACCACCTACTACGCCCTGCTCGCCTCGCTGCGCAAGGCGGGCCTCGGCAAGGACGATGTCGACATCCAGGCCGCCGGCCCTTCCGGCGTGTGGCAACTGTTCTCGGCCAACAAGGCCGAGGCCATGGCCGGCGTGCCGGACTGGGTGATCAACGCCGAGGACGCCGGGCTCAAGTACCAGTTGATCCCACGCGACCAGGTGTTCGAGAGCATGGCCCAGGCGATCCTCGCCTCCGACGATGCCATCGAGCACCACCCGCACGTGGTGCGCGGCGTGGTCCAGGCCACCCTGCGCGGCCTGCAGGACATCATCGACGATCCCAAGGCCGCCGCCGCCACCTTCGCCCGCGCGGTGCCTGCCTATGCCGGCAAGGAAGCGTCGCTGGAGAAGACCCTGCGCCTGTACGTGGATTACGTCTACGCCGGCCAGACCGTACCTGGGCGCATCGACCCGGCGCGCCTGGACGCAGTACGCAAGTTCTACGTGAGCGAGGGCATCGTGCCGCGTGAACCGGCGCTCGACGAGCTCTACAGCAACCAGTTCATCGACACCCAGACCGCAGCCCAATGACGGCTCCGGCAACCAAGGTATCCGCCTGATGAAAAACCTCAACACCTCCATGCTCGGCAGCCTTGCCCTGCTCGCGCTGTTCCTCGTGCTCTGGCAATGGGGCCCGCGCCTGCTCGGCATGCCCGAGTTCGTCATGCCGCCACTGAGCCGGGTGGCCGAGGAAAGCGTGCTCATGTGGCACAGCGGCAACCTCCTCGAACACACCTTGATCACCGCCTTCGAAATCATCGTCGGCTTCGCCCTGGGCGCCCTGCTGGGGGTGTCCATCGGCGTCTCGCTGGGCCTCTCGCCCTCGGCCGAAGCCATGCTCTCGCCGTACATCCTGGCCCTGCAGATCGCGCCCAAGGTCGCCTTCGCCCCGCTGTTCGTGATGTGGCTGGGCTACACCATCTACCCGAAGATCCTGATCGCCATCCTGATCGTGTTCTTCCCGGTGATGATCAACGTGCTCTCGGCCATCCGCACCGTCGACCCGGACATGATCAACCTGGTGCGCACCATGAATGCCAGCCGCTGGCAGATCTTCCGCCTGGTGGAATTCCCCTCGGCCATGGCCGCGCTGTTCTCCGGCCTGCGCATCGCCTCGACCCTCGCGGTGATCGGCGTCACCGTCGGCGAGCTGGTCGGCGGCAACCAGGGCCTGGGCTTCCTGCTGGTGGACGCTGAGGGCCAGGGCAACACCGCAGGCGTGTTCGTGGCCATCGTCATGCTCACCCTGATCGGCGTGCTGGCTTACGGCGCCGTGGTCTGGGCCGAGAAGCGCGTGCTCCATTACCTCCCCAAAGCCATGCTGAGTACTTCGTGATGACGCATTACAACAACCTCCTCGAAGGCCGCCGCGTGCTGGTGACCGGTGGAGCCCGCGGCCTGGGCTACGCCTTCGCCCAGGCCATCGCCCAGGCCGGCGCCCGCGTGGTGATCGCCGACATCCTTGCCGGACGCGTGCAGCAAGCGGCGTGCGAGCTGAGCGAACAGGGCCTGGACGTCAGCGGTGTGAGCCTCGACCTCGGCGACCCGGCGTCGATTAGCAATTGCATCGAGCGCACCGTCAAGCGTCTCGGTGGCCTGGACGGTTTGGTCAACAACGCCTCGATCACCAATTCCGGCGGCAAGACCTGCGAAGAACTGGACATCGAGACCTGGGACCAGGTGATGCAGGTGAACGTGCGCGGTACCTGGCTGATGACCCGCGCCGCCCTGCCCGCCCTGCGCGAAAGCGGCCGTGGCGCCATCGTCAACCTGGCCTCGGACACCCCGCTGTGGGGCGCGCCGAACCTACTCGCCTACGTCGCCAGCAAGGGTGCGCTGATCGCCATGACCCGCAGCCTTGGCCGCGAGCTAGGCGCCGACAACATCACCGTCAACGCCATCGCCCCCGGCTTGGTGCAGGTCGAGGCCACTGCCTACGTGCCCGAAGCCCGCCACCGCCTGTACATCGACCAACGCGCCCTCCAGCGCCCACAACTGCCCGACGACGTCAGCGGAGCCGTGCTGTTCGCCCTGTCCGACCTGTCGCGCTTCATCACTGGACAAACCCTGCCGGTCAACGGCGGGTTCGTTATGCCCTGAGCAAGGAGACTGCCATGACCGACCTTTCCCTCCAGCCCCAAGCCGTAGCCACCGACGCACCGAAAAGCTGGGATCGCCCGGCAGGCGCGGACCTCGCCGAGTGGATGCAGACCCGCATCGCCCGCTACGAGACCCGTCGCTACGACTGGGACGCGCTGAAGTTCCAGGCCGACTACGACCCCAAGTTCCGCCGTGCGCAGATGCGCTACGTGGGCACCGGGGGTACCGGTGTGGGCAGCGACATGAACACCATCGCATCCGAGCACTTCACCTTCTCCACCATGGTCATCCCAGCCGGCCATGAAGGGCCACCCCACCTGCACACCGACGTCGAGGAAGTGTTCTTCGTGCTGCGCGGCAAACTCAAGGTGGTGATCGAAAAGGACGGTGAACGCTTCGAGACCATCCTCACCGACCGCGACCTGATCTCGGTGCCGCCAGGGGTCTACCGCGAAGAAATCAACATCGGCGATGAGGACGCGCTGATGTGCGTGATGCTCGGCGCCAAGAAGCCGGTCACCCCGACCTACCCGCCAGCCCACCCGCTGGCCTCGATCAAGCGCGGGTAAGCCCATGTCGGTTGCCGAAACATTCGCCGCAGCGTTGCCGGACCTGCTCCCGCAACACTTCCCCGAGCGCCTGCTGGGCCTGGGCGACAGCCAGCAGGCCATCCGCGAAGCGGGCAGCGGCGCGGCCATCGTCCTGCTGCACGGCATCGGCTCGGGCGCGGCGAGCTGGCTGCAGGTGGCCCAGGGCTTGTGCCACAAGGCGCGGGTCATCGCCTGGGACGCGCCGGGCTACGGCAACTCTGCAGCGCTGGCACAGGCCCGGCCTCGCGCCGAAGACTACGCCGGACGCCTGCAAAGCCTGCTCGATGCCCTGGATATCGAACGCTGCGTGCTGGTGGGCCATTCGCTGGGCGCACTGACCGCCGCAGCCTTTGCCCAGCGCCACCCGCAGCGTGTCCAGCGGCTGGTGCTGCTCAGCCCGGCACGCGGCTATGGCGCGCCGGCACAGGCCGAGCAAGGCCGCGCAGTGCGCGCCAAGCGCCTGGATGACCTGGCGCGGGTAGGGATCGCCGGCCTCGCCGAAGCACGCAGCGCCAACCTGCTGTCACCTGCCGCCGACGCCCGCGCGCTGGCCTGGGTGCGCTGGAACATGGCCCGGCTCAACCCCCAGGGTTATCGCCAGGCCATCGAGCTGCTGTGTGGCGATGCTTTGCTCGACCACCTGCCCCACAGCGTGCCCTGCGAGGTGCATTGCGGCAGTGCCGACGGCATCACCCGCCCCGAGGACTGCCGCGCACTGGCTGAAGCCTTCGCGGCGCCCTTCAGCCTGATCAACGGCGCCGGCCATGCCTGCGCCATCGAACGACCCGAATTGGTGACCGAGCTCCTGGCCCGGGCACTGCAAGCCTCACTCACAGGTAGCCTGCAATGAACGATATGGATGCCTCGAAGGAAAACCAGGACAAGTACATTGTCCCCGGCCTGGAGCGCGGCCTGTTGCTGCTGTGCGAATTCAGCCGGCAGAACCGCACCCTGACCGCACCGGAACTTGCGCGGCGCCTGTCACTGCCACGCTCGACCATCTTCCGCCTGCTGACCACCCTGGAAACCATGGGCTTCGTCAACCGCAGCGGCAACGAGTACCGCCTGGGCATGTCGGTGCTGCGCCTGGGCTTCGAATACCTGGCCTCGCTGGAGTTGACCGAACTCGGCCAACCGCTGCTGGCGCGGCTGTGCGACCACCTCAACTACCCGAGCAACCTGGTGGTCCGTGACGGTCGCTCGATCGTGTACGTGGCCAAGGTCTCGCCGCCCTCGGTGTTCTCCAGCGCTGTCACCGTCGGTACCCGCCTGCCCGCCCACGCCACCGTGCTTGGCCGGGTGCTGCTGGCCGACCTGAGCCTGGCCGAACTGCGCGAGCTGTACCCCGAGGAGCACCTGGAGCAGTACTCGCCAAGCACGCCGAAAACCGTGCTGGAACTGTTCGACCTAGTCCAGGCCGATCGCCTGCGCGGTTATGTCAATGGCGAAGGTTTCTTCGAGTCGACCATCTCCACGGTCGCAGCGCCGGTTCGCGACGCCAGTGGCCGGGTGACTGCCGCCCTCGGCCTGACCATTCCCACCGTGCAGATCGGCCACGTCAACTTCGACAACCTGCTGGGCCAGGTACGCAGCAGCGCCGACGAACTGTCGCGGTTGCTCGACTACCGCCCAGGCTCGGGCCGCGTTACCGCGCTGATGAGGGATTGAGATGAATCTCTATTCACTGCATGACAGCACCGCCATCGTCACCGGTGGCTCCTCCGGCATCGGCCTGGCGTGCGTCGAATCGCTGCTCGAAGCCGGCGCCCGGGTGGCCTTCTGCGGGCGCAACGGCGAACGCCTGCGCAGCGCCGAAGCCAGCCTGCGCGAACGCTTCCCCCATGCGCGCCTGCTGGCACAGGTGTGTGACGTACTCGATGCCGAGGCGGTGCGCGCCTTCGCCGCGGCCAGCGAAGCCGAACTCGGCCCGGCACGGGTGCTGATCAACAACGCCGGCCAAGGCCGCGTGTCGACCTTTGCCGACACCACCGACGCCGCCTGGCAGGACGAGCTGCAACTGAAGTTCTTCTCGGTGATCAATCCGGTGCGGGCCTTCATGAACCAGCTGCAAGGCGAGGCCGGCGCGTCGATCGTCTGCGTCAACTCGCTACTGGCCAGCCAGCCCGAGCCGCACATGGTGGCGACCTCGGCGGCTCGGGCCGGGCTGAAGAACCTGGTGCGCTCGATGGCTTTCGAGTTCGCCGAACAGGACATCCGGGTCAACGGCATCCTCATCGGCCTGGTCGAGTCCGGCCAATGGCGCCGCCGTTTCGAAGCCCGTGACGAGCGGGCCCTGGACTGGCGGCAATGGACCGCGCAACTGGCCCGCCGCAAGCAAATTCCCCTTGGCCGCCTGGGCCTGCCGAAAGAGGCCGCCCAAGCCATCTTGTTCCTCGCTTCGCCGCTGTCGTCCTACACCACCGGCAGTCATATCGATGTTTCTGGAGGCCTGTCCCGCCATGCGTAACGAAAACACTGTCACCGTGGGCGCGGTCATCACCGCGTTTCTCGAGCAATGCGAGGTCAAGGCCGCATTCGGCGTGATCTCCATCCACAACATGCCGATCCTCGACGCCTTTGCCGTGCGCGGCAACATCCGCTTCGTCATGGCCCGCGGCGAAGCCGGCGCCACCAACATGGCCGACGCCTATGCCCGCAGCGTCGGCGGCCTGGGCGTGTGCCTGACCTCCACCGGCACTGCCGCCGGCAACGCCGCCGGTGCCATGGTCGAAGCGCTGACCGCCGGCACGCCGCTGCTGCATATCACCGGCCAGATCGAAACGCCTTACCTGGACCAGGAGTTCGCCTACATCCACGAAGCACGCGATCAACTGACCATGCTCAAGGCCGTGTCCAAGGCCGCGTTCCGGGTGCGCAGCGTCGAGACCGCGCTGAGCACCATCAAACTTGCCGTGCAGACCGCCCTGACCGCGCCGACCGGCCCGGTCAGCGTGGAAATCCCGATCGATATCCAGTCCACCTTCGTGCCCATGCCCGCCGACCTCACGCCGCTGCCGGTACCGGTCGCGGTGCCTGCACCGGAGGCGTTGGAGCAACTGGTCGCGCGCATGCTCAAAGCCAAGCGCCCGCTGCTGTGGCTCGGCGGCGGCGCGCGGCATGCCGGCAAGGCGGTCAAGCGCTTGCTGGACATGGGCGTGGGGGTCATCACCTCGACCCAGGGCCGCGGCGTGGTCAACGAAGACGACGAACGCTGCCTGGGCGCGTTTTCGCAAAATCGCCTGGTGGAAAACTTCATGCAGAGCTGCGACGCCCTGCTGATCGCAGGTTCGCGCCTGCGGAGCAACGAAACCTTCAAGTACGCCTTGAAACTGCCGGAAAACACCCTGCGCATCGACGCCAACCCGGCCATCGAAGGCCGCAGCTACTCCAGCGACCTGTTCGTCTGTGGCGATGCCGCGCTGACCCTCGACGCCCTCGCCGACCGCCTCGAAGGCCGCCTGCAGACCGACCCGCAGTTCCTTGTCGAACTCAAGGACGTGCGCAACAAGGCCCGCGCCGCGCTGATCGCCGACCTCGGCCCGTATGCCGCGATGGTCGAGCAACTGCAAGGCCAGACTGGGCGCAACTTCACCTGGGTACGCGACGTGACCCTGTCCAACAGCATCTGGGGCAACCGTCTGCTCGACCTGTACCACCCGCAAGCCGGGGTACATGCCCTGGGCGGCGGCATCGGCCAGGGCCTGGCGATGGGTATCGGTGCCGGCATCGCCGCTGCCGAATACGACCCACAGCGCAAGGTGTTCGCCCTCGCCGGCGATGGCGGCTTCATCCTCAACCTAGGTGAGCTGGCGACCCTGGTGCAGGAAAAGGCCAACGTTGTGATCCTGCTGATGAACGACCAGCGCTACGGGGTGATCCGCAACATCCAGGACGCTATCTATGGCGCCCGCCACGCCTACGTCGAGCTGCACACGCCGGACTACACCCAACTGGCCGAGTCCATGGGCATTCGCCATCGCCTGGTACGCGACCTCAAGGACTTCGGCGGCGTCCTGCAAGACGCCCTCGGCCAACCTGGGCCGTTCCTGCTGGAGGTGGACATGCTTGCGGTAGGCAACTTCGCCACCCAGTTCGCCGGCCCGCCCAACAGCGAGACCAAGGCCCAGAAGGCCACTGCCTGAGGAACGCGCCATGCTGCATATCACCATGATCGGCTGTGGCGCCA
Proteins encoded in this window:
- a CDS encoding ABC transporter ATP-binding protein encodes the protein MYAIAAQWSAPHSNMEPAPTEIEFRNVGKAFPTKGQADAPFAIRGVNFQIRRGEVVSIIGPSGCGKSTILNMGSGLYRPTEGQVLVGGEPVTGPVPKVAFMLQKDLLMPWRSIRRNVELGLEIQGMPASQRKAIAENLLARCHLQGFADHYPFQLSGGMRQRAALARTLAIDPQVLFLDEPFSALDAQTKMILQQDLARMLYEEKKTALFITHDLVEAIALSDRLLVMSARPGTIIEEIEIDLPHRDNPLERRKLPEIGPLAGRLMDLLHVGADHQLH
- a CDS encoding ABC transporter substrate-binding protein; amino-acid sequence: MFNTPFKRIAHAALMALGLSMALQAQAEPTKVTYLLPAPPSLPAFAPWIIAKEKGYYQAQDLDLTFIAAKGGVDVAKQIGAGNALVGGAIGDTPIIVRPNGIPVRAVAVLGGGGVTMVATNAAANIHNIADLKGKTLTVMSYSDTTYYALLASLRKAGLGKDDVDIQAAGPSGVWQLFSANKAEAMAGVPDWVINAEDAGLKYQLIPRDQVFESMAQAILASDDAIEHHPHVVRGVVQATLRGLQDIIDDPKAAAATFARAVPAYAGKEASLEKTLRLYVDYVYAGQTVPGRIDPARLDAVRKFYVSEGIVPREPALDELYSNQFIDTQTAAQ
- a CDS encoding ABC transporter permease; this translates as MKNLNTSMLGSLALLALFLVLWQWGPRLLGMPEFVMPPLSRVAEESVLMWHSGNLLEHTLITAFEIIVGFALGALLGVSIGVSLGLSPSAEAMLSPYILALQIAPKVAFAPLFVMWLGYTIYPKILIAILIVFFPVMINVLSAIRTVDPDMINLVRTMNASRWQIFRLVEFPSAMAALFSGLRIASTLAVIGVTVGELVGGNQGLGFLLVDAEGQGNTAGVFVAIVMLTLIGVLAYGAVVWAEKRVLHYLPKAMLSTS
- a CDS encoding SDR family oxidoreductase; translation: MTHYNNLLEGRRVLVTGGARGLGYAFAQAIAQAGARVVIADILAGRVQQAACELSEQGLDVSGVSLDLGDPASISNCIERTVKRLGGLDGLVNNASITNSGGKTCEELDIETWDQVMQVNVRGTWLMTRAALPALRESGRGAIVNLASDTPLWGAPNLLAYVASKGALIAMTRSLGRELGADNITVNAIAPGLVQVEATAYVPEARHRLYIDQRALQRPQLPDDVSGAVLFALSDLSRFITGQTLPVNGGFVMP
- a CDS encoding cupin domain-containing protein — translated: MTDLSLQPQAVATDAPKSWDRPAGADLAEWMQTRIARYETRRYDWDALKFQADYDPKFRRAQMRYVGTGGTGVGSDMNTIASEHFTFSTMVIPAGHEGPPHLHTDVEEVFFVLRGKLKVVIEKDGERFETILTDRDLISVPPGVYREEINIGDEDALMCVMLGAKKPVTPTYPPAHPLASIKRG
- a CDS encoding alpha/beta fold hydrolase, which encodes MSVAETFAAALPDLLPQHFPERLLGLGDSQQAIREAGSGAAIVLLHGIGSGAASWLQVAQGLCHKARVIAWDAPGYGNSAALAQARPRAEDYAGRLQSLLDALDIERCVLVGHSLGALTAAAFAQRHPQRVQRLVLLSPARGYGAPAQAEQGRAVRAKRLDDLARVGIAGLAEARSANLLSPAADARALAWVRWNMARLNPQGYRQAIELLCGDALLDHLPHSVPCEVHCGSADGITRPEDCRALAEAFAAPFSLINGAGHACAIERPELVTELLARALQASLTGSLQ
- a CDS encoding IclR family transcriptional regulator; this translates as MDASKENQDKYIVPGLERGLLLLCEFSRQNRTLTAPELARRLSLPRSTIFRLLTTLETMGFVNRSGNEYRLGMSVLRLGFEYLASLELTELGQPLLARLCDHLNYPSNLVVRDGRSIVYVAKVSPPSVFSSAVTVGTRLPAHATVLGRVLLADLSLAELRELYPEEHLEQYSPSTPKTVLELFDLVQADRLRGYVNGEGFFESTISTVAAPVRDASGRVTAALGLTIPTVQIGHVNFDNLLGQVRSSADELSRLLDYRPGSGRVTALMRD
- a CDS encoding SDR family oxidoreductase; translation: MNLYSLHDSTAIVTGGSSGIGLACVESLLEAGARVAFCGRNGERLRSAEASLRERFPHARLLAQVCDVLDAEAVRAFAAASEAELGPARVLINNAGQGRVSTFADTTDAAWQDELQLKFFSVINPVRAFMNQLQGEAGASIVCVNSLLASQPEPHMVATSAARAGLKNLVRSMAFEFAEQDIRVNGILIGLVESGQWRRRFEARDERALDWRQWTAQLARRKQIPLGRLGLPKEAAQAILFLASPLSSYTTGSHIDVSGGLSRHA
- a CDS encoding thiamine pyrophosphate-binding protein — protein: MRNENTVTVGAVITAFLEQCEVKAAFGVISIHNMPILDAFAVRGNIRFVMARGEAGATNMADAYARSVGGLGVCLTSTGTAAGNAAGAMVEALTAGTPLLHITGQIETPYLDQEFAYIHEARDQLTMLKAVSKAAFRVRSVETALSTIKLAVQTALTAPTGPVSVEIPIDIQSTFVPMPADLTPLPVPVAVPAPEALEQLVARMLKAKRPLLWLGGGARHAGKAVKRLLDMGVGVITSTQGRGVVNEDDERCLGAFSQNRLVENFMQSCDALLIAGSRLRSNETFKYALKLPENTLRIDANPAIEGRSYSSDLFVCGDAALTLDALADRLEGRLQTDPQFLVELKDVRNKARAALIADLGPYAAMVEQLQGQTGRNFTWVRDVTLSNSIWGNRLLDLYHPQAGVHALGGGIGQGLAMGIGAGIAAAEYDPQRKVFALAGDGGFILNLGELATLVQEKANVVILLMNDQRYGVIRNIQDAIYGARHAYVELHTPDYTQLAESMGIRHRLVRDLKDFGGVLQDALGQPGPFLLEVDMLAVGNFATQFAGPPNSETKAQKATA